In Gemmatimonadaceae bacterium, the following are encoded in one genomic region:
- a CDS encoding peptide ABC transporter substrate-binding protein, with protein MRTHALLLTTSVVALAACSACSSKESATGGSAGAYGGTFIYAQIGDVSDAFPPYIEDQNGRMVADLVFDRLAQINATLGTVGDKAFDPRLAKSWDWAKDSMSIAFHLDPRARWHDGKPVTASDVKYSFKVHSDPKAGAVTVPLLTNIDSVQVRDSATAVVWYKKHTPTEFYDFVYQIMILPEHVYGSIPLEQLHTSPQTKQLVGSGRFRLAKWQPGVRMDLVADTANYRGRPKLDRIVITPIADANAGMAQVLTGQSDFMQAFPVDQSDKLDSSKVARRIDFPTIGYAWLGFNLFPPKAKSGTNTFFGDVRVRRALSMAVDRKAMLNNVFGPSATNIGYGPFPAAVAYADSNLKLPPFDAAAASALLDSAGWRMGPNGLRVKNGVPLKFTILSTTTSLFRRRYSVLLQDALKRIGAQADIDAVDAGTFISRLNGGDFDAVLGTFNPDPDVGGALQSWGTKSIGSSNWMHYSNRTVDALLDSASASFDPAKSKSYSSRAFQQIADDAPAIWLYDVTLINGMNRRIEPARPISPIGWWLNLSDWSIPADKRIDRDRIGLSQPNP; from the coding sequence ATGCGCACACACGCTCTGCTGCTCACCACTTCGGTTGTCGCTCTCGCCGCATGCTCTGCATGCTCGTCGAAGGAATCCGCGACGGGTGGCTCCGCGGGCGCGTACGGCGGCACCTTCATCTACGCCCAGATTGGCGACGTCTCGGACGCGTTTCCGCCATACATCGAAGACCAGAACGGCCGCATGGTCGCCGATCTCGTCTTCGACCGCCTCGCGCAAATCAACGCGACCCTGGGGACGGTCGGAGACAAGGCATTCGACCCGCGTCTCGCGAAGAGTTGGGACTGGGCCAAGGATTCGATGTCGATCGCGTTTCATCTCGATCCTCGCGCCCGGTGGCACGACGGGAAGCCGGTGACCGCGTCCGACGTGAAGTATTCGTTCAAGGTCCACAGCGATCCAAAGGCCGGCGCCGTGACGGTTCCCTTGTTGACCAACATCGACTCGGTGCAGGTGCGCGACTCGGCGACCGCCGTCGTGTGGTACAAGAAGCACACGCCGACGGAATTTTACGACTTCGTGTATCAAATCATGATCCTGCCCGAGCACGTCTACGGTTCGATTCCGCTCGAGCAGCTGCATACGTCGCCACAAACGAAACAGCTCGTGGGAAGCGGCCGGTTTCGGTTAGCGAAGTGGCAGCCGGGCGTCCGAATGGATCTCGTCGCCGACACCGCGAACTATCGCGGTCGTCCGAAGCTCGATCGCATCGTCATCACGCCCATCGCGGACGCGAACGCGGGCATGGCGCAGGTCCTGACCGGCCAATCGGATTTCATGCAGGCGTTTCCGGTGGACCAGTCGGATAAGCTCGACAGCAGCAAGGTCGCGCGGCGGATCGATTTCCCCACGATCGGCTACGCGTGGCTCGGCTTCAATCTCTTCCCGCCGAAGGCCAAGAGCGGAACCAATACTTTCTTCGGCGATGTTCGCGTGCGCCGCGCGCTCTCGATGGCCGTCGACCGGAAAGCGATGTTGAACAACGTCTTTGGTCCGTCCGCGACCAACATCGGATACGGGCCGTTCCCGGCCGCGGTCGCATACGCCGATTCAAATCTCAAACTACCGCCGTTCGACGCGGCGGCGGCGAGCGCGCTGCTCGATTCGGCGGGATGGCGCATGGGCCCGAATGGCCTTCGCGTGAAGAACGGCGTGCCATTAAAGTTTACTATACTGTCGACGACGACGAGCCTCTTCCGGAGGCGCTACTCGGTGCTGCTCCAGGACGCGCTCAAGCGCATCGGGGCGCAGGCCGACATCGACGCCGTGGACGCGGGAACGTTCATCAGCCGGCTCAACGGCGGCGACTTCGATGCGGTACTCGGAACGTTCAATCCGGATCCGGACGTCGGCGGCGCGTTGCAGTCGTGGGGCACGAAGTCGATCGGCAGCAGCAACTGGATGCACTACTCCAATCGCACGGTGGATGCGCTGCTCGACAGCGCGTCGGCGTCGTTCGACCCGGCCAAGTCGAAGTCGTATTCGTCGCGCGCGTTTCAGCAAATCGCTGACGATGCCCCCGCCATCTGGTTGTACGACGTCACCTTGATCAACGGTATGAACCGCCGGATCGAGCCCGCGAGACCAATCAGCCCAATCGGCTGGTGGCTGAATCTGTCGGATTGGTCGATTCCGGCCGACAAGCGCATCGATCGCGATCGAATCGGGCTGTCGCAGCCGAACCCGTAA